In Subdoligranulum variabile, the genomic stretch TCAGGAAATCCAGCACATCCCCATCCGTCGCCGCCCTGCTGCTTGTACAGCTCGGTATAACCGCACTGGCAGCAGCTGATGGTGACGAACTTTTTGTTCTGCACATCGAACAGCTTGGCAAAGTTGCCGCCGGTAGCCTGCAGGCGATCGGCCTCGTATTCGGTGCAGCCGCACTTGGGACAGACATATTGACGTTTTTCCATAAAGCACACTCCTTTTATAATCAGATCAGGCAAGATTCAGGCGGCGGGTCATCAGCCATTGGGTGATTGCCCACTTGATGGCATCCACCGCTACAACCAAAATCAGGATGATGCCAAACAGGTAGACCGTTGCCCAGAAGGAATCCACCGTGTAAAAGAACGATGCCCAGCCGGCAACATTCATCTGAATGGCACCTATCGCCACAAAGATCAGTAAAATCGAACCCAGGATCTGTTCCGCAAAGCCCAGCACGAAATAGGCAATGATGCTGGCCAGCAAACGCTGCTGACCAAACTGCCCACCGATGCCGCAGGCCAGATAAAATTCCAGGTAAACGCCGGCCAGCAGGGCGAGCAGCAGCAGTGTCACCATACAGAAGGCTGCCGCGCCCGCCGGACTGAGAAGTGTCACCCCGTCCCCCAGATTCAGGGAAAAGTTTCCCAGACTGCCGCCCAGAATGCAGCCGCACCCCATCAGGTACACCACACTGATCACCGACCAGGCGCACGCACAGATCAGTTTGGCCGCAATATGTTTCCAGGCAGCTACCGGAAGCGACAGCATCAGATACCCCTGTTCCCCCAGCAGTTTGTAAAACCGCTGCACATTGACAAAGACGCAGACGCCCAACATAAAGATCAGAACCAGCAAAGCAATCATATTCAGCGCCGCCTGAAAGAAGTCTACCAGAGCGGGCAGACCATTCTGGCGGTTCAGAATCGCGTTGACGACTCCCGTAATCACCGTAAAGGCCAGCACGCCGCCCCCTACCGGCAGAAGTACCCGTGCGGTGGTTTTCCACTCGTATTTCAGCAACTTGGTCAGCATTTGTATACCTCCCGGAAATATTCATCCACACTGCGGCCTGTTTCCTCCCGCAGAGCATCCACGCCCACCTGCTGCAGCACAGTGCCCTCCTTCAGGAAAATTACTTCGTCCAGGGCTTTTTCGATGTCTCCGATCAGGTGGGTGGAAAGGACCAGTGCGGCATCCTCACTGTAATTGCGCAGAATCGTATGCAGGATATACTCCCGTGCCGCCGGGTCTACCCCGCCCAGAGGTTCGTCCAGAAGATACAGTTTGGCCGCTCGGCTCATGGTCAGGCAAAGCTGCATTTTCTCCTGTGTACCTTTGCTCATGGCGCCGATCCGGTCCTGTGCCTCGATGTGCAGATCCGCCAGCATGGCATGGGCTTTCACAGCATCAAAATCAGCATAGAAATCGGCGTACAGGCTTACGGCATCCGCCGCCCGCATCTCGGTGGCCAGGGCCATTCGGTCCGGCAGGTAGCTGGTCACACGCTTGGTGCAGATGCCGGGCTCGTTGCCATCAATGAGCACCATGCCGCCGTTGGCCGTAAGCAACCCCGCCGAGATCTTGAGCAACGTCGTCTTACCGCTGCCATTGGGCCCCAGCAGTCCCACCAGCTTGCCGGGCTGCACAGAAAAGGTGACCCCGTTCAGTGCCATCTTGCGGCCGTACCGCTTGCACAGGCCGCGCGCCTCGTAGATTCCAGTTTCATTCATCGCTTGTTCCTCCCTCTGCGGTTTGCCGCAGCAGTTCCTCGGTTTGCGCCCGATCCAGCCCCAGGGCCTGCATCTGGTGCAGAAATTCCGCCGCCAGTGACGCTGCCCGTTTACGGCGCAAACTCTGCAGGATTTCTGCATCGGCCGTGACGGTACGGCCTGCTGTGCGCTGTGCCTGCAAAAGGCCCCGGCCTTCCAGTTCCTGCAGTGCCCGCTGCATGGTGTTGGGGTTTACTCCGGCTTCGGCTGCCAGTTCCCGCACCGGCGGGATCTTGCTGCCGGGTGGGAAAATTCCATTGACCAGCGCCAGTTCCATCTGCTCCACCAGCTGAAGATACACCGGGCGGCCTCCCGTAATATTCCAATCCATAGGCCAATCCCTTTCTGTATTATTGTATTAAGAGCTTAATACAATAATACAATGCATTTTTGGAATTGTCAAGAGGGCAAAAAGAAAATCCGCACGAGAAATCTCGTGCGGATGATAGCTGTTTTCAGGCGGGAAGCCGATCCTCGATCCAATGCAGAACATATTCGAACACTTCCGTCCGGTTCAGTTCATTGTGCAGCTCGTGTCGGGCACCCTCATAGATCTCGCAGGTCAGGTCCTGGATGCCGGCATCTCCCAGCATGGCCCAGACTTTGCGCACACCTTCTCCGTAATCTCCCACCGGGTCTTCGGCACCGGAGATCAACAGAATCGGCAATGTTTTGTTCACGGCCCGGGCCCAGCGGGGCCGGTTCACGTGGTTGATGGCTCCCAGCATCTCCCGGTAGCTGCCCACCGTAAAGGGAAAGGTACACAGTGGATCGGCGTCATAAGCCCGGACCACGGCCTCGTCCCGCGTCAGCCAGGCATTGGCAGATTGGGCATCCGGGATGCGCTTGCAATAAGCTCCCGTATTGGCTCGAACCATGAACGGCGACACCGTGCGCGGCCCCCGGATGGCTGCCAGCACAGCGGCCACAGCCTGTCCCACCTGGTTGAGGAGTCGCGGCCCCGCTGTGCCGGAGACGATCAGACCGGCGATGGTTTCCGGCCAGCGCTCGGCGTACCAGCGGGCATAAAAGCTGCCCATGCTGTGTCCATAAAGAAATACCGGCAGTCCAGGGAACTCTTCGTGCAGAAGTTCGTTCATCCTGTGCAGGTCCTGCAAAAGATAATATCGTCCGCCGGGTTCACCGTAATGGCCATATTCCTCCGGAGAAGCACTGCCGCCGTGCCCCAGATGATCGTTGCCGGCAAGGGCAATGCCCTGGGACGCAAAGAACCGTGCCATGGGTTCGTAACGCCGCACATATTCGCACATGCCGTGGCTGAGCTGCAGTATGGCGTGCACGGGTACATCCGGGACGGTATACACATAAGCCGAGATCGTATGGGCGGTATCTGAGGAAGGAAAGCGAATCGTTTCACAGCAGAGTTGTGACATCGCGGCCTCCTTTCATTCTCCTTTGATCTTTTTCCAGTATTGCGCAAAGGCCTGTTCGTTCTTGTTGTCGCCGGGTTCATAATACCGCCGGTCCTTGATGGCGTCGGGCAGGTATTGCTGCTGAGTCCAGTGATGCGGGAAATCATGGGGATAGAGGTAATGCTGCCCTTTGACCTTCGCATCGGCACCGTCGTAGTGCTTGTTCTGCAGCTGACGGGGAATGGGACCGGTGCGCCCTGCCTGCACATCGGCCATCGCCGCATTGATTCCGTCGTGAGCCGAGTTGGACTTGGGGGCCGTCGCCACCAGCACCACCGCATCGGCCAGAGGCAGCCGGGCTTCCGGCAGTCCCACCGCGTTGGCGATATCCACCGCCGCTTTGACGATGGGAATGATCTGAGGCCAGGCCAGCCCCACATCTTCGCAGGCACAGACCATGAGCCGACGGCAGGCACTGGGCAGATCCCCCGCTTCCAGCAATCGTGCCAGATAGTGCAGCGCTGCGTCCGGGTCGGAACCACGCATGGATTTCTGGTAGGCGGACACGATATCGTAGTGATCGTCCCCCAGTTTATCGTAGCGCATGGCTGTACGGGCTGCCACCTGCTGGACCATATCCAGCGTAACGGTGCGCTGACCGTTCTCCGCGGGCGCCGCCGTCACTGCAAATTCCAGGTTACCCAGCGCCTTGCGCATGTCACCGCCTGCGCTCTGGGCCAGATAATCCAGGGCATCGTCGGGAATCAGGATTGGAACCTTGTCCTCGGCTCCCAGACGGGCCGCTGCATTCTGTATTCCTTTGCGGATGTCCTCTGCTGTCAGGGATTTGAACTCGAAGACCGTACAGCGGGAGAGCAGCGCATTATAGACGTAAAAGTAGGGGTTTTCGGTGGTGGAGGCGATCAGTGTCACTGTTCCCTGCTCCACACATTCCAAAAGACTCTGCTGCTGCCGTTTGTTGAAGTACTGGATCTCGTCCAGATACAACAGAATACCGCCGGATGCCCCCAGCGTGCCGATATCGGCAAGAACCGACTTGATATCACTGGTGGAAGCCGTGGTCCCGTTGAGTTTGTGCAGCTGCATACCACTGCCCGCCGCGATGATACTGGCCACCGTGGTCTTGCCCACCCCCGACGGACCGTAAAAGATCATATTGGGAATGCGGCCGCTTTCCACCGTGCGGCGGAACACCTGATTCTTGCCCAGAAGATGCTGCTGTCCGCAGACTTCATCCAGCGTACGCGGCCGCAGCCGCTGTGCCAAGGGTTCCATGCTTTTCCCTCCTTATTATAATAGGGTGCCCCGTAGCGTGGGTGCAAAGTCCCTGTTTTTTTTATTTGTTTAAGTAGCCATCGAGCAAACTGAGGCCCTCTTCCTCTTGATTATAAGGTATCACCGTGGTAGAATCAAGAGAAAGAACGTGAAACGGAGCGAATGCTGTGACAAAAAAGGAACTGGCGCAGATCTGCATTGACCGCCTCAAAGCCGAATATCCACTGGCCGAATGCACACTGGATTACGATCATGCCTGGCAGCTTCTGGTGGAAGTTCGCCTGGCTGCCCAGTGCACTGACGCCCGGGTCAATGTAGTGGTACAGGACCTGTTTGCCCGATATCCCAGCGTGGAGGCACTGGCTGCCGCCACACCGGAAGAAATTGAAGCCATCGTCAAGCCCTGCGGCTTGGGCCGCAGCAAGGCGCGGGATATTTCTGCCTGCATGCGGATGCTCCGGGACCAGTATAACGGCAAAGTGCCCGACGACTTTGACGCCCTGCTGTCCCTGCCCGGCGTTGGCCGCAAAAGTGCCAACCTGATCATGGGGGATGTGTTCGGCAAACCGGCCATTGTCACCGATACCCATTGCATCCGGTTGTGCAACCGCATCGGCCTGGTAGACAACATCAAGGAACCGGCCAAGGTGGAGCGCGAGCTGTGGAAAATCATCCCGCCGGAGGAAGGCAGCGATTTCTGTCACCGGCTGGTTTACCATGGCCGGGCTGTCTGCACGGCACGGACCACCCCCTTCTGCTCAAAGTGCTGCCTGGCCGATGTCTGCCGGGCGGGAAAGGATTATCTGCATGAAAAAGGCAACTGATACCCCGCTTGGCGGCGAACTGCGCAGCCAGCAGACCGCCGATCGGCTGGTTGCTGAGCTGCGCAGCGGTCTGTATGCCGGTACTGTGCAGCTGCCCAGCGAGGTAGAGCTGGCCGGTGCACTGGGCATCAGCCGCACGGTGGTCCGGGACGCCCTCAGTCTGCTGGAGCGGGAGGGGTATCTGGAGCGTGTCCGCGGAATCGGCACACTGGTGAACCGCGATGTGTTGGGTGTAGAAAACCGACTGGACCAGAAGCTAGAATTTTACCGGATGATCCGTGCCGCCGGATACGAGCCCCACAGTGACAACGTGCTGGTTACGCGGGAGACTGCTCCCGACACACTGGCCCGGCGTCTGGGACTGTCACCGGAAGACCACCCCACCCTCGTGTTCGTGCGTCGCCGGGTGCTGGCCGACAACACCCCGGTGCTCTACTCCACCGATATTCTGCCGCTGGCACTTTTCGGCGGACAGCGATTGGATACGATGGATTTCACCCGGCCGATCTTTGAGATTGTCGCCGAATACTGTCATGTGGAAGTGACCAAGACCCTGGCCCATGTGCGCGCCGTGACCGGCACCCCGGGCATTCGCCATCAGCTGGGTCTGCGGCCCGACCAGGCACTGATGCAGCTGGACGAGACCTGTTATTCCCGTCTGTGCCGTCCGGTGCTCTGCTGCCAGACCTGTTACACCGATTTTTTTGACTTCGCCATTGTGCGTAAACTGGTGTGACGATTGCTTTTCTGTTGTCATTGGGTGCTGCGGCCGCCTGGCGGACCGGTGCTCCATGAGATAAATAGAGATTTTAAAGGGGAATGTGTATGAGACATCTGATCGACCCGGCGGACTTTACGCTGGATGAAACCCTTCGCCTGATGGATCTGGCCGACCGTATCCACGACGACCCGGCCGCTTACAAGGACGTAGCCTACCGCAAGCGCCTGGCAACGCTGTTCTATGAGCCGAGCACCCGCACCCGCCTTTCCTTTGAGGCGGCCATGCTCAATCTGGGCGGCCAGGTACTGGGTTTCCCCGACGCGGGCGTTTCCAGCGCTTCCAAGGGCGAGACCGTCGCCGATACCATCCGTATCATCAGCTGCTACGCCGACATCGCCGCCATGCGCCATCCCAAGGAAGGTGCGCCGCTGCGTGCTGCCCGCTACAGCCGCATTCCGGTGATCAACGCCGGTGACGGCGGTCACAGCCATCCCACCCAGACGCTGCTGGATATGATGACCATCCGCCGCCGCAAGGGGCGCCTGGACAACCTCACCATCGGCTTCTGCGGCGACCTGAAATTCGGCCGTACCGTCCACAGCCTGATCAAGAGTCTGTCCCGCCTGCCGGGCATGCGGTTCGTGCTCATCTCGCCCGAGGAGCTGCGGGTGCCGGATTACATCATCAGTGAAGTGCTGGCCCCCAACGGTATCGACTATGTGGAAACCCGCAATCTGGAGGAATCCCTGCCGGAGCTGGATATCCTATACATGACCCGTGTGCAGCAGGAGCGCTTTTTCAACGAGGAGGATTACATCCGCCTGAAGAACAGCTACATTCTGACGAAAGAGAAGCTCTCGCTGGCGCCCGCCGACATGGCGGTGCTGCATCCGCTGCCCCGCGTCAATGAGATCACGCTGGATGTGGATGACGATCCGCGTGCCGCTTATTTTGAACAGGCACAGAATGGCGTGTATATGCGCATGGCCTTGATTATGACGCTGCTGGGTCTTGCAGACCCCAAAACCGGGGAGGTAGCTTTTGATGTTAACGGTTGATGAGATTCTGAACGGCGTGGTCATTGACCACATTACCGCTGGTACCGGCCTGGGCCTGTACCATATGATGGAACTGGAAAAGCTGCATGATGCCAGCGTGGCGCTGCTGCAGAATGTCCGCAGCCAGAAGAGCGGCAAGAAAGACATCATCAAGATCGAAGGCGATGTCAGCAAGCTGAACTTCGACATTCTGGGCTATCTGGATCCGAAAATCACCATCACGGTGATTGAGAACGGGCACATCGTCAACAAGATCCGCCCCAAACAGCCCCAGCGTCTGGTCAACGTGATCAAATGCACCAACCCCCGCTGTGTGACCTCCATCGAGGAGGGCTGTGACCATATCTTTACGCTGACCCCCAGCGGCCGCTACCGCTGCGTTTATTGCGAACAGGAATTCCGCGTAAAGCCGTAATTTCTATTGCATATCCGGGAGCATCGGAAATTTTCCGATGCTCCTTTTTTGTTTTCTGAGAATTCGTCATTTTGCATAGTAATTTCCAACAAAGTTTGAATTTGTTATTGATTTATCATTCTCTGCCTCGTATAATAGAAGATACACAAACCGACTCAAACGGAGGACATATTATCTATGATACGACTTTCTATCGAGACGCCCGATCGCGCACAGCAGGTCGTACAGGACCTCTGCCGCGACATGGGCCACCGCATTGCCGCCAACCCGCCGGGGCTCTGTCCGGTGGATATGGCGCTGAATTTTTTGCGCCTGTGTCATGCCCAGACCTGCGGCAAATGTGTTCCCTGCCGCATCGGCCTCTCCCAGCTGGAGACCTTGCTGGAAAGTGTGCTGGATCAGACGGCCCCTGAAGGCACCATCGACCTGATCGAGCAGACAGCAGCCGCCATTGTGGATTCCGCCGACTGTGCCATCGGCTATGAGGCCGCCGCCATGGTTTTACAGGGGGTGCGCGGGTTCCGTGAGGACTACGAAGAGCACGCTCACTACGGCCGCTGCATCTGCTCGCTGAAGCAGCCGGTCCCCTGCGTCACCGTCTGCCCCGCCCATGTGGATATTCCCGGCTATATTGCGCTGATCCGGGAAGGCCAGTATGACGATGCCATGGACCTGATCCGCAAGGATAACCCATTCCCTCATTCCTGCGCCTAC encodes the following:
- the pyrB gene encoding aspartate carbamoyltransferase, whose product is MRHLIDPADFTLDETLRLMDLADRIHDDPAAYKDVAYRKRLATLFYEPSTRTRLSFEAAMLNLGGQVLGFPDAGVSSASKGETVADTIRIISCYADIAAMRHPKEGAPLRAARYSRIPVINAGDGGHSHPTQTLLDMMTIRRRKGRLDNLTIGFCGDLKFGRTVHSLIKSLSRLPGMRFVLISPEELRVPDYIISEVLAPNGIDYVETRNLEESLPELDILYMTRVQQERFFNEEDYIRLKNSYILTKEKLSLAPADMAVLHPLPRVNEITLDVDDDPRAAYFEQAQNGVYMRMALIMTLLGLADPKTGEVAFDVNG
- a CDS encoding GntR family transcriptional regulator — encoded protein: MDWNITGGRPVYLQLVEQMELALVNGIFPPGSKIPPVRELAAEAGVNPNTMQRALQELEGRGLLQAQRTAGRTVTADAEILQSLRRKRAASLAAEFLHQMQALGLDRAQTEELLRQTAEGGTSDE
- a CDS encoding aspartate carbamoyltransferase regulatory subunit; this encodes MLTVDEILNGVVIDHITAGTGLGLYHMMELEKLHDASVALLQNVRSQKSGKKDIIKIEGDVSKLNFDILGYLDPKITITVIENGHIVNKIRPKQPQRLVNVIKCTNPRCVTSIEEGCDHIFTLTPSGRYRCVYCEQEFRVKP
- a CDS encoding endonuclease III domain-containing protein translates to MTKKELAQICIDRLKAEYPLAECTLDYDHAWQLLVEVRLAAQCTDARVNVVVQDLFARYPSVEALAAATPEEIEAIVKPCGLGRSKARDISACMRMLRDQYNGKVPDDFDALLSLPGVGRKSANLIMGDVFGKPAIVTDTHCIRLCNRIGLVDNIKEPAKVERELWKIIPPEEGSDFCHRLVYHGRAVCTARTTPFCSKCCLADVCRAGKDYLHEKGN
- a CDS encoding alpha/beta fold hydrolase, which translates into the protein MSQLCCETIRFPSSDTAHTISAYVYTVPDVPVHAILQLSHGMCEYVRRYEPMARFFASQGIALAGNDHLGHGGSASPEEYGHYGEPGGRYYLLQDLHRMNELLHEEFPGLPVFLYGHSMGSFYARWYAERWPETIAGLIVSGTAGPRLLNQVGQAVAAVLAAIRGPRTVSPFMVRANTGAYCKRIPDAQSANAWLTRDEAVVRAYDADPLCTFPFTVGSYREMLGAINHVNRPRWARAVNKTLPILLISGAEDPVGDYGEGVRKVWAMLGDAGIQDLTCEIYEGARHELHNELNRTEVFEYVLHWIEDRLPA
- a CDS encoding GntR family transcriptional regulator, with protein sequence MKKATDTPLGGELRSQQTADRLVAELRSGLYAGTVQLPSEVELAGALGISRTVVRDALSLLEREGYLERVRGIGTLVNRDVLGVENRLDQKLEFYRMIRAAGYEPHSDNVLVTRETAPDTLARRLGLSPEDHPTLVFVRRRVLADNTPVLYSTDILPLALFGGQRLDTMDFTRPIFEIVAEYCHVEVTKTLAHVRAVTGTPGIRHQLGLRPDQALMQLDETCYSRLCRPVLCCQTCYTDFFDFAIVRKLV
- a CDS encoding replication-associated recombination protein A, with protein sequence MEPLAQRLRPRTLDEVCGQQHLLGKNQVFRRTVESGRIPNMIFYGPSGVGKTTVASIIAAGSGMQLHKLNGTTASTSDIKSVLADIGTLGASGGILLYLDEIQYFNKRQQQSLLECVEQGTVTLIASTTENPYFYVYNALLSRCTVFEFKSLTAEDIRKGIQNAAARLGAEDKVPILIPDDALDYLAQSAGGDMRKALGNLEFAVTAAPAENGQRTVTLDMVQQVAARTAMRYDKLGDDHYDIVSAYQKSMRGSDPDAALHYLARLLEAGDLPSACRRLMVCACEDVGLAWPQIIPIVKAAVDIANAVGLPEARLPLADAVVLVATAPKSNSAHDGINAAMADVQAGRTGPIPRQLQNKHYDGADAKVKGQHYLYPHDFPHHWTQQQYLPDAIKDRRYYEPGDNKNEQAFAQYWKKIKGE
- a CDS encoding ATP-binding cassette domain-containing protein; translated protein: MNETGIYEARGLCKRYGRKMALNGVTFSVQPGKLVGLLGPNGSGKTTLLKISAGLLTANGGMVLIDGNEPGICTKRVTSYLPDRMALATEMRAADAVSLYADFYADFDAVKAHAMLADLHIEAQDRIGAMSKGTQEKMQLCLTMSRAAKLYLLDEPLGGVDPAAREYILHTILRNYSEDAALVLSTHLIGDIEKALDEVIFLKEGTVLQQVGVDALREETGRSVDEYFREVYKC